A window of Apium graveolens cultivar Ventura chromosome 8, ASM990537v1, whole genome shotgun sequence contains these coding sequences:
- the LOC141679103 gene encoding uncharacterized protein LOC141679103 yields MCIISFSILEMKYCIEAVCVYAQTMLIFLRTLFTISRKTPCCVSVKISASSASLRSVFGNNSSSCCMYDQRVSHFVSPCLFVSITGYLCFFKHFYVTEVKCDEGFDKDLIFRIIREERWDDFRIGKLLDSGLGSVSVERVYVELKREPGLVLKLFKWAEGRNGFSHSTESFCIVIHILFCSLMHFDAHDIMKDLLSSNRVVPASEIFDMLWATRNVCAPGFGVFDMLFSVLVELGKFEEATESFSKMKKFRVLPKARSCNSLLHRLTKSGKGNDSKTFFRDMVGAGITPSVFTYNIMIDYLCKEGDLKTAIILLSNMKKLGITPDTITYNSLIDGHGKIGQLNDSVTLYEEMKEFRVYPDVVTYNILINCFCKYGKLPRAFKFLQKMKESELKPNVVTYSTFIDAFCKEGMMQEAIKFFIDMRRLGLIPNEYTYTSLVVANFEVGNVGDAVKLVKEMLEAGFSMNIVTYTALLDGFCKQGKMEEAEEVYKSMPKAEVTPNLTVYTALVHGYIKAERIGDAMNIWKEMKDKNIVPDQMLYGTIVWGLCQNERLEEALLIWDEMKKSNIQANDVIYTSLIDAYFKAGKTKEAVNLLEEMQDLGIDLTVVTYSVLIDGLCKSGSVDLAIDHFGKMQEMGMSPNVVVYTALIDGLCKSKRVETAKKLFDEMERKGMLPDKIALTSLIDGYMKDGNIEEALNLWKLMMEVGMELDLYTYTTLISGLSRWGHVKQARDLLDEMIMNGVTPDEVVYGCLVRKYCELGHMDEALELQSEMVKRNLISGTYNSAVPCTNT; encoded by the coding sequence ATGTGTATCATTTCTTTCAGTATACTAGAAATGAAGTATTGCATTGAAGCTGTTTGTGTTTATGCCCAAACCATGTTAATTTTTCTCCGGACCCTTTTCACCATTTCTCGTAAAACCCCGTGTTGCGTAAGCGTAAAAATTTCAGCTAGTTCAGCTTCTTTGAGGTCTGTTTTTGGAAATAATAGCAGTTCTTGTTGTATGTATGATCAGAGGGTTTCACATTTTGTTTCGCCGTGTTTATTTGTTTCGATTACGGGTTATTTGTGTTTCTTTAAGCATTTTTATGTGACGGAAGTGAAATGTGATGAGGGGTTTGATAAAGATTTGATTTTTAGGATTATTCGGGAAGAACGGTGGGATGATTTTAGGATTGGTAAGTTGTTGGATTCGGGTTTGGGGTCGGTTAGTGTTGAGAGGGTTTATGTGGAGTTGAAGAGAGAGCCGGGGTTAGTGTTGAAGTTATTTAAATGGGCGGAGGGAAGGAATGGGTTTAGTCATTCCACGGAGAGTTTTTGTATTGTAATTCACATATTGTTCTGTTCTTTAATGCATTTTGATGCTCATGATATTATGAAAGATTTGTTAAGTTCGAATAGGGTGGTGCCAGCTTCTGAAATTTTTGATATGTTGTGGGCGACTAGAAATGTTTGTGCTCCAGGTTTTGGAGTTTTTGACATGTTGTTTAGTGTGCTGGTTGAGTTGGGAAAGTTTGAGGAAGCAACTGAGTCTTTTTCGAAAATGAAAAAATTTAGAGTTCTTCCGAAAGCACGGTCTTGTAATTCTCTTTTGCATAGGCTTACTAAATCAGGCAAGGGAAATGATTCGAAAACGTTTTTTAGGGATATGGTTGGGGCTGGAATTACCCCGTCAGTTTTTACATATAACATAATGATAGATTATTTGTGCAAGGAAGGGGACTTGAAAACTGCTATAATACTGCTATCTAATATGAAAAAGTTGGGTATTACACCTGATACTATTACTTATAATTCTTTAATAGATGGGCATGGGAAGATTGGGCAGTTAAATGATTCAGTTACTTTATACGAAGAAATGAAGGAATTTAGAGTTTATCCTGATGTAGTAACATACAACATTTTGATTAATTGTTTCTGTAAATATGGTAAATTGCCTCGGGCTTTCAAGTTTCTTCAAAAAATGAAGGAGAGTGAGTTGAAACCCAATGTTGTTACTTATAGTACATTTATTGATGCCTTCTGCAAGGAGGGAATGATGCAAGAGGCaatcaagtttttcattgataTGAGGCGTCTCGGGCTTATTCCTAATGAATATACTTATACTTCTCTTGTTGTCGCTAACTTTGAAGTGGGTAATGTTGGAGACGCTGTGAAACTGGTTAAGGAGATGTTAGAAGCTGGTTTCAGTATGAACATTGTTACCTACACGGCGTTGCTTGATGGTTTTTGTAAACAAGGAAAGATGGAAGAGGCAGAGGAAGTATATAAAAGTATGCCTAAGGCTGAGGTAACTCCGAACCTGACAGTCTACACTGCACTCGTACATGGCTACATTAAGGCCGAGAGGATTGGTGATGCTATGAATATATGGAAAGAAATGAAAGACAAAAACATTGTACCAGATCAGATGCTGTATGGTACCATCGTTTGGGGTCTTTGTCAGAATGAGAGACTTGAAGAAGCTTTACTTATATGGGATGAAATGAAAAAAAGTAATATACAAGCAAATGATGTGATATACACATCACTTATTGATGCTTATTTTAAGGCAGGAAAAACAAAAGAAGCAGTCAATTTACTTGAAGAAATGCAAGATTTAGGCATTGACCTCACAGTTGTAACATACAGTGTACTGATTGATGGTTTGTGCAAATCTGGCTCTGTGGATTTGGCAATTGATCATTTTGGAAAGATGCAAGAAATGGGTATGAGTCCTAACGTTGTTGTATATACAGCTCTGATTGACGGGCTCTGTAAAAGTAAACGGGTAGAAACTGCCAAAAAATTATTTGATGAGATGGAACGCAAAGGTATGCTTCCAGATAAAATTGCATTGACATCTTTAATCGATGGATACATGAAGGATGGAAATATTGAAGAAGCATTGAATTTATGGAAGTTAATGATGGAAGTAGGGATGGAGCTAGATCTGTACACCTACACTACTCTAATTTCTGGACTCTCGAGGTGGGGTCATGTGAAGCAAGCTAGGGACTTGCTTGATGAAATGATTATGAATGGTGTCACACCAGATGAAGTTGTTTATGGTTGTTTAGTAAGAAAGTACTGTGAGCTTGGTCACATGGATGAAGCTCTAGAGTTGCAAAGTGAAATGGTTAAAAGGAACCTTATTAGTGGCACATATAACTCTGCGGTTCCTTGTACAAATACTTGA
- the LOC141680619 gene encoding uncharacterized protein LOC141680619, giving the protein MGYQYGRAPYNGRRGGTHSAGEIPVVIPVASHSVTGNRSGARPHDQDGGRTQVRMQNNDEIPRHGQDEPRVRENVQNQNGNMPPPQPQGEGRRDPPPHPGGDQGEFQQVAEQPQQPNVQTIPGVGTFNVNDLKRLLNHLEGGRAQLPAGYRNTTNDLRFHGNSDPVEFLGRFNIEMDVYQVPDLARCRLLAATFREGAQQWFQKLGPGIITSWEQMKTLFLTQFQAAVKYTPPVTTLANVKQKEGESLTSYFKRFNSESTLVRGATDETLKILLIAGLRVGTDFWKHLQGKDPVSLADVLAQAESFKAIEQSLAETKKNDDTYNSKGRSKRRDRSVSPGYRRNARSPNRVNSVSSRREWSPPSNYERRVSNYTPLAASIDHIFEVNKDRGIFKKPDRLTSWQSRDKKKYCDYHESTGHDTHECRHLRDEIEELIKAGHLGEWIDKVKRRRGLDDKGKDEKLAGDVEKTAEVKFQRAGSIRAIFGGHPFVGDSNRALERNAREARHPPLTNIHSLEDRPPKVFKGESADITFREKESRWVHHPHNDALVITMLIGAMNVHRVFLDNGSSTNILYYSTYKKLGFPDSDMYFEDAHVYGFTGEAVRVMGSVRLPVTLGEGALSVTQMIDFKVLDQDSAHNVLVGRPWLRAFRVITSIHHLMIKFPTPNGVGSLRGSQYESRDCYHKAVKEFRRRRYEGKGLPFEDIEDIHTKPSGEVHAHYFLENPGKEETNTSRNLFVTQGRVSKIRSVEEVMVSNTEGITQKEVNGEKLEGRSEILQGLGDNCKVDAPQKKDAPLNEVEVDAPPNEDAPSGEKVEIEDPRDFDFDLDPRIPMPIEKTGPAEDTISIPVDKNDPSRVLKVGSQLDEEMRGGLTRFLIANLDVFAWSHSDMIGIDPEVMCHRLNILPNCKGIRQKRRPRLVNMMFKDQIGRTMEVYVDDMLVKSKVTTDHIKHLTEMFNILRRFRMKLNPQKCVFGVESGKFLGFIVNHRGIEANPAKIKALLDMKSPTNVKQVQSLTGRIAALNRFVSKSSDRCKEFFKAIKLAGKDFIWTSECEEAFKRIKEQLGHPPMLSKPLEGENLILYLAVSEYSISAVLVREEDGQQSPVYYVSKRLHDAETRYTSMEKLVYALILASRKLRPYFQAHRVEVRTAYPLRQVLHKPESSGRMLKWAVELGQFDLEYVPRTAIKGQALADFLLEFDSEIDDKALVMLYPPHAEESLEEFPHPWWILHVWNPLQAGLRQWKTI; this is encoded by the exons AGCTTCCCACAGCGTCACTGGTAATAGGTCTGGGGCGCGTCCTCATGACCAGGACGGCGGGCGGACTCAAGTAAGAATGCAGAACAATGACGAAATTCCGCGACACGGTCAGGATGAACCTCGTGTACGGGAAAACGTTCAGAACCAAAATGGTAATATGCCACCGCCGCAGCCTCAAGGTGAGGGGCGGCGAGATCCTCCGCCACACCCGGGGGGTGATCAAGGGGAATTTCAGCAAGTCGCGGAGCAGCCCCAGCAgcctaatgttcaaaccattcctggggTAGGAACGTTTAATGTGAACGACCTCAAGCGGTTActcaaccatcttgagggaggaaga GCGCAATTGCCCGCGGGATACCGGAACACAACCAACGACTTGCGTTTCCACGGGAACTCTGATCCTGTGGAGTTCTTGGGGCGTTTTAACATTgaaatggatgtatatcaagtacctgatttggctcGATGCCGTCTCTTGGCAGCCACTTTCAGAGAAGGCGCTCAGCAGTGGTTCCAAAAGCTGGGTCCAGGTATAATTACAtcctgggaacagatgaaaactttgttttTGACACAATTCCAAGCCGCGGTGAAGTACACACCACCTGTTACCACGCTGGCTAATGTGAAACAAAAGGAAGGAGAGAGTTTGACTTCATATTTTAAGAGGTTTAATTCAGAATCTACTTTGGTGAGGGGTGCAACTGACGAAACATTGAAAATATTGCTTATAGCTGGGTTGCGTGTGGGGACGGATTTCTGGAAACACCTACAAGGGAAAGACCCAGTGTCATTGGCTGATGTGCTCGCACAGGCGGAGTCGTTCAAAGCAATCGAGCAGTCGCTtgcagaaacaaaaaagaatgaTGATACCTATAACTCCAAGGGGCGATCCAAGAGAAGGGACAGATCTGTAAGTCCGGGTTATCGGCGAAACGCCAGAAGCCCTAACAGGGTAAACTCTGTGAGCTCGCGAAGAGAATGGAGCCCACCATCGAACTACGAGAGAAGAGTCAGCAATTATACCCCGCTGGCGgcgtccattgatcatatcttcgagGTAAATAAGGACAGGGGGATCTTCAAGAAGCCCGACCGTCTAACTTCGTGGCAAAGCAGAGATAAAAAGAAGTACTGTGATTACCATGAGTCTACTGGCCATGACACCCACGAGTGTCGTCATTTGCGGGATGagattgaggaattgatcaaggctggACACCTAGGAGAATGGATCGACAAGGTGAAGCGACGCAGGGGACTTGATGACAAGGGTAAAGATGAAAAACTGGCGGGGGATGTTGAGAAAACAGCGGAGGTCAAGTTTCAGAGGGCCGGCAGCATcagggcaatttttggaggacaccctttTGTTGGTGACAGTAATCGAGCACTTGAGAGAAATGCGAGAGAAGCGCGACATCCACCGCTCACTAACATCCACAGCTTGGAAGATAGACCCCCGAAGGTCTTTAAGGGGGAGTCCGCTGATATTACGTTCAGGGAAAAAGAATCTAGGTGGGTGCATCATCCTCACAACGATGCGCTGGTGATTACCATGCTTATTGGGGCAATGAACGTACATCGAGTGTTCCTGGATAATGGGAGTTCTACAAACATCTTGTACTATAGCACCTACAAAAAGCTGGGTTTCCCAGATAGTGACATGTATTTTGAAGATGCGCACGTCTATGGCTTTACGGGGGAAGCAGTGAGAGTTATGGGCTCAGTCAGGCTTCCCGTCACGCTTGGGGAAGGGGCTTTGTCGGTTACTCAAATGATAGATTTTAAGGTGCTAGATCAGGATTCCGCGCACAACGTACTGGTCGGCAGGCCTTGGTTGCGGgcgttcagggtgataacctcgatacaccACTTGATGATAAAATTCCCGACGCCAAACGGAGTTGGCAGCCTGAGAGGGTCACAGTATGAGTCACGTgactgctatcacaaggctgtCAAGGAATTTCGCAGAAGAAGGTATGAAGGGAAAGGTCTCCCATTTGAAGATATAGAAGATATTCATACAAAACCGAGTGGAGAGGTCCATGCCCACTATTTTCTTGAGAACCCCGGAAAGGAAGAAACCAATACCTCTAGGAACCTTTTTGTGACGCAGGGACGTGTTTCGAAAATCCGTAGTGTAGAAGAAGTGATGGTGAGTAATACAGAGGGAATCACGCAGAAAGAGGTTAACGGGGAAAAGTTGGAAGGGAGAAGTGAAATTTTGCAAGGTCTCGGCGATAACTGCAaggttgatgctcctcaaaaGAAGGATGCGCCCTTGAATGAagttgaggttgatgctcctccaaaCGAGGACGCGCCCTCAGGTGAAAAAGTGGAAATTGAAgacccccgagactttgatttcgatttggatcccaggatccctatgccTATTGAAAAAACGGGACcggccgaagacacaatatctatTCCAGTTGATAAAAATGACCCAAGCAGGGTTTTGAAAGTGGGATCTCAGTTGGATGAGGAGATGAGAGGAGGTCTTACCCGCTTTCTAATTGCAAACCTCGATGTtttcgcatggagtcattcagataTGATAGGGATCGACCCGGAAGTAATGTGTCACCGTTTGAATATCCTCCCGAATTGCAAGGGCATACGCCAGAAACGCCGCCCA CGGCtggtaaacatgatgttcaaaGACCAAATCGGGAGAACCATGGAAGTGTATGTAGACGATATGCTGGTGAAATCTAAGGTGACAACTGACCATATCAAGCACCTGACGGAGATGTTTAATATCTTGAGGAGGTTTCGTATGAAATTAAATCCGCAAAAATGTGTGTTCGGCGTGGAATCGGGAAAGTTTCTCGGGTTCATTGTCAACcacaggggaattgaggccaaccccgcgAAGATCAAGGCATTGTTGGATATGAAGTCACCTACCAATGTGAAACAGGTGCAGAGTTTGACTGGGAGAATCGCCGCGTTAAATCGATTTGTTTCCAAGTCGTCTGATAGATGCAAGGAGTTTTTCAAGGCGATTAAATTAGCTGGGAAAGACTTTATATGGACGTCAGAATGTGAAGAggctttcaaaagaatcaaggagcaaCTGGGACATCCTCCCATGTTGTCAAAGCCATTGGAGGGGGAAAATCTAATACTGTACCTCGCAGTGTCTGAATATTCGATCAGTGCGGTTCTGGTAAGAGAGGAAGACGGGCAACAATCACCAGTGTACTACGTGAGCAAGCGGTTACACGATGCGGAAACTCGCTACACAAGTATGGAGAAACTGGTTTACGCCCTGATTCTTGCGTCAAGAAAATTGCGGCCGTATTTTCAAGCCCATAGAGTTGAAGTTCGTACAGCATACCCGCTGCGGCAGGTCCTGCACAAACCAGAGTCATCAGGCAGAATGCTGAAATGGGCTGTGGAGCTGGgacagtttgatttggaatatgtGCCTCGAACAGCGATAAAAGGGCAAGCCTTAGCCGATTTCTTGCTGGAATTTGATTCTGAAATTGATGATAAAGCTTTGGTGATGCTATATCCACCTCATGCCGAGGAGTCTTTGGAGGAGTTTCCGCAtccttggtggatcttgcat gtttggaatcccttacaagctgGTCTCCGACAATGGAAAAcaatttga